From the genome of Triticum aestivum cultivar Chinese Spring chromosome 3B, IWGSC CS RefSeq v2.1, whole genome shotgun sequence, one region includes:
- the LOC123072429 gene encoding glucan endo-1,3-beta-glucosidase GIV, whose translation MSNTMPSMGGFSAVFAVALLAGVFLASLPSGVQSIGVCYGIIANNLPPPREVVQLYRSKGITNMRIYSVQLQALDALRGSGISLMLGTTNNDVAALAGSLSAATSWVQAHVKPYHSAGVTIRYIAVGNEVTGGTAQRILAAMRNLNKALAAAGLGDAIKVSTAVRFDVLSNSYPPSAAVFAHPYMVDIARHLASTSAPLLANVYPYFAYSSNPRDIKLNYATFQPGATPVRDARTGLVYTNLFSAMVDAMYAALEKAGAPGVRVVVSESGWPSAGGLGATPENARAYNQGLINHVAHGTPKKPGPLEAYVFAMFNENQKPGAETERHFGLFYPNKTPVYPINFAGGRSAAANHTNSHGFGGH comes from the exons ATGTCGAATACGATGCCGAGCATGGGAGGCTTTTCTGCTGTGTTTGCAGTGGCTTTGCTTGCCGGAGTCTTCCTCGCCTCCCTTCCTTCAG GCGTGCAATCCATCGGCGTGTGCTACGGCATCATCGCAAACAACCTCCCACCGCCGAGAGAAGTGGTGCAGCTCTACAGGTCCAAGGGCATCACCAACATGCGCATCTACTCCGTCCAGCTCCAGGCGCTCGACGCGCTCCGCGGCTCCGGCATCAGCCTCATGCTCGGCACCACCAAtaacgacgtcgccgccctcgccggcagcctctccgccgccacctcctggGTGCAGGCCCACGTAAAGCCCTACCACAGCGCTGGGGTGACCATCCGGTACATCGCCGTCGGCAACGAGGTCACGGGCGGCACCGCGCAGCGCATCCTCGCAGCCATGCGGAACCTCAACAAGGCCCTGGCAGCAGCCGGTCTCGGCGACGCCATCAAGGTGTCCACGGCGGTGAGGTTCGACGTGCTCAGTAACTCCTACCCACCCTCCGCCGCCGTGTTCGCTCACCCATACATGGTCGACATCGCCCGGCACCTGGCCAGCACCAGCGCGCCGCTGCTCGCCAACGTGTACCCGTACTTCGCCTACAGCAGCAACCCGAGGGACATCAAACTCAACTACGCGACGTTCCAGCCGGGCGCGACGCCCGTGAGGGACGCCCGCACCGGGCTCGTCTACACGAACCTCTTCAGCGCCATGGTCGACGCCATGTACGCCGCGCTGGAGAAGGCCGGGGCGCCGGGCGTGAGGGTGGTGGTGTCGGAGAGCGGGTGGCCGTCCGCCGGTGGGCTCGGGGCGACGCCGGAGAACGCGCGGGCGTACAACCAGGGCCTCATCAACCACGTGGCGCACGGCACGCCCAAGAAGCCTGGGCCATTGGAGGCGTACGTGTTCGCCATGTTCAACGAGAACCAGAAGCCCGGGGCGGAGACAGAGAGGCACTTTGGGCTCTTCTACCCCAACAAAACGCCCGTGTACCCCATCAATTTCGCAGGAGGAAGGTCGGCGGCGGCCAACCACACCAACTCGCATGGGTTCGGTGGACACTAG